One region of Chanodichthys erythropterus isolate Z2021 chromosome 17, ASM2448905v1, whole genome shotgun sequence genomic DNA includes:
- the arhgef12a gene encoding rho guanine nucleotide exchange factor 12 isoform X2 produces MSDTRSTVTDRTSSILSRDHPPDKRPKSDKLPGTPTHEFDPTDVLVQKSGFVVADRRPESCGLVQRCVIIQKDENGFGLTVSGDNPVFVQLVKQDGAAMRAGVQTGDRIIKVNGTLVTQSNHVEVVNLIKSGSYVALTVLGRPPGLPQIPLSEVNVGLGSPGCFGDPFITSPNSYNAVERTSSPLVPWEENSASHNQRLDNKRMVSKEQQDMQGLREDYSRTPTAKPLRDIQEAKKHIPHQQGQLNRATHEGLCLRNSEDGCWVDENQYKGDFSPEGFWSGSSVSAVQRQFYPASPESQRDSNCSSPKSTPRDSLNSCPSPEVEDGSDLDSRFQSSIGSPPSRLASEIIAAEDDDFDTEQEQVNGQCSCFQNIELLKTRPAHLAAFLHHVISQFDPAPLLCYLYADLYKQTNSKEMRRIFMDFLTFFIDRGANLKVAVPESISTELERRRPELIPEELHRQYIQTMQEMLLPDVQRNLEDFRQKRSMGLTLADVELSRLDSEQLAVERERSCAENILSKIDDILSTSQPTEEEKCTTIQYVIFMYMKHLGVRVKEQRNLESKRVRINFLPSKLRKSKTEKEGEEKLKRPRFPIRVPPRWPSRIDSVPSGRAGDNIKQRPQKQMSQPSMGGSDLIEGGRLRGSQSSEGSDLLQSPGLITSPPFSASYSSPTDPSLRDPEFNMSPSAVVPRLSDGVQSGDVLDSIYPPCDYIAYNMDQLDEDRDGDRLLDVGTPKLSRRFEELQSEDDQGSDVYSDVDPPNWQQLVGRDVLAGLTPHEIKRQEVINELFYTERAHVRMLKVLDSVFYKKLTRENILPSADIKNIFTNLDEIIQLHMRIADQMTAIRKKNELSVIDHIGDELLSWFSGGEEEKIKQAVGTFCSNQPFALELIKSRQKKDQRFTSFMQEAESNRLCRRLQLKDIIPAEMQRFTKYPLLMDNIAKYTDESEEKDKVRRAAECCRQILNHVNQSVKESENKQRLEDYQRRLDLSSLKQSENPMISEFKNLDLTKRKMVHEGPLSWKINKDKTIELYTLLLEDILVLLQKQDERLILRCHSKNLAGTADTKHIFSPIIKLSTVLVRSVATDNRSFFVISMSKNGAQIYELMAQTVSEQRMWQRQIAQRAEVMNAKPHSIIPLPQHDGDRDGVELSKFSKGSERISTGSIQSAEKDSEFSPSAALRDCVPDSNPGEEEQVPRAGRDGSYLDSELLNGRDADSLSCSSKADEALKTLAALKQVLVTQLMAQDEGERLGRSAGSRLLRTTSLRTPVEHSSARTPSRAQDYTSGDTGFYECPEDYAYLVLEGYGGSGESSTDDDIQVGRKEPSLAHSCAADSGISLKFSSPSSGSTSRLSRQVLSHLRCLQANLNHLKEMETKYYNLLRQRPVGSSADGDESRDKK; encoded by the exons AACCAGTAGCATTCTCAGCAGAGACCACCCTCCCGACAAGAGGCCCAAAAGCGATAAGCTGCCCGGTACCCCAACGCATGAGTTTGACCCAACAG ATGTGCTGGTGCAGAAGAGTGGATTTGTAGTGGCTGACAGGAGACCTGAGTCTTGTG GGCTGGTTCAGAGATGCGTGATCATTCAGAAAGATGAGAACGGCTTTGGGCTGACCGTCAGTGGGGACAACCCTGTTTTCGTGCAACTCGTCAAACAGG ATGGAGCTGCCATGCGTGCAGGTGTTCAGACGGGGGACAGGATTATTAAG GTGAATGGGACCTTGGTGACACAATCAAACCATGTGGAAGTGGTAAATTTAATCAAAT CCGGTTCATATGTGGCCCTCACAGTATTAGGCCGGCCTCCGGGGTTGCCCCAGATCCCCCTCTCTGAGGTAAATGTGGGGCTCGGGTCACCGGGGTGTTTCGGGGACCCTTTTATTACATCTCCCAATTCTTACAATGCAGTGGAACGCACCTCCTCTCCTCTTGTACCATGG GAAGAGAACAGTGCTTCACACAACCAAAGATTGGACAACAAGAGGATGGTGTCCAAGGAGCAACAGGACATGCAG GGACTAAGGGAGGACTACAGCAGAACTCCTACAGCCAAACCACTACGGGACATCCAGGAAGCCAAGAAGCACATTCCACATCAGCAGGGCCAGCTCAACAGGGCTACACAT GAGGGTCTGTGTCTCAGGAACAGTGAAGATGGCTGTTGGGTGGATGAGAATCAATATAAGGGAGATTTCAGCCCGGAGGGTTTCTGGAGTGGAAGTTCAGTATCAGCT GTTCAGCGCCAGTTCTATCCGGCCTCTCCAGAGAGCCAAAGGGACTCCAACTGTTCCAGTCCGAAGAGCACCCCTAGAGACAGCCTCAACTCCTGCCCATCCCCTGAGGTCGAGGATGGCTCTGACCTG GATTCTCGTTTCCAATCCTCCATAGGGAGCCCACCCTCCCGCCtggcttcagaaatcattgctGCTGAAGATGATGACTTTGACACAGAGCAGGAGCAG GTGAATGGCCAGTGCAGCTGCTTCCAGAATATTGAGCTCCTCAAGACTCGCCCCGCTCATCTTGCTGCTTTCCTGCACCATGTGATCTCCCAGTTTGACCCTGCGCCTCTG CTCTGCTACCTGTACGCTGACCTCTACAAACAGACCAACTCCAAAGAAATGCGGCGCATCTTCATGGACTTCTTGACGTTCTTCATAGACCGGGGGGCA AATTTGAAGGTCGCTGTGCCTGAATCTATCTCCACTGAGCTCG AGCGGCGGAGACCAGAACTGATTCCTGAGGAATTACACAGGCAGTATATACAGACAATGCAGGAAATGCTCCTTCCTGATGTTCAGAGAAACTTGGAGGACTTCAG GCAGAAGCGCAGTATGGGTTTGACCCTGGCTGATGTAGAACTGTCTCGCCTGGACTCTGAACAGCTGgctgtagagagagagagatcctGTGCTGAAAACATCCTCTCCAAGATAGATGACATTCT GTCGACTTCACAACCCACAGAAGAGGAGAAATG CACCACGATACAGTATGTGATCTTCATGTACATGAAGCATCTGGGAGTGCGGGTGAAAGAGCAACGAAACCTGGAGTCCAAACGAGTTCGAATTAATTTCCTTCCTTCCAAACTGAGG aaaagcaaaacagAAAAGGAAGGGGAGGAGAAACTGAAAAGACCTCGCTTCCCCATCCGGGTTCCCCCGCGGTGGCCCAGTCGCATCGATTCAGTACCGT CTGGGAGGGCCGGGGACAACATCAAGCAAAGGCCTCAGAAGCAGATGTCTCAGCCATCGATGGGCGGGTCAGACCTGATAGAGGGTGGACGTTTGCGGGGCAGTCAGTCGAGTGAGGGCTCAGACCTCTTACAGAGCCCAGGACTGATCACCTCTCCCCCCTTCAGCGCCTCTTATAGCTCACCAACAGACCCCTCTCTCAGGGACCCAGAGTTTA ATATGAGCCCATCTGCAGTGGTTCCCCGGCTCAGTGATGGGGTGCAGTCAGGAGATGTGCTGGACAGCATCTACCCGCCCTGTGACTACATCGCATACAACATGGACCAGCTAGATGAAGACAGAGATGGAGACAG ACTCCTTGATGTGGGCACACCTAAACTCAGTAGAAG GTTTGAGGAGCTGCAGAGTGAGGATGATCAGGGGAGTGATGTTTACTCTGATGTAGATCCTCCCAACTGGCAGCAGCTGGTCGGGCGTGATGTTTTAGCTGGCCTGACACCCCATGAGATCAAGAGACAAGAAGTCATTAATG AACTGTTCTACACGGAGCGAGCCCATGTACGCATGTTGAAGGTCCTAGACAGTGTCTTCTACAAGAAACTCACCCGAGAAAACATACTGCCCTCTGCTGACATCAAGAACATATTCACCAACCTGGACGAAATCATCCAATTGCACA TGCGGATAGCGGATCAAATGACAGCGATACGCAAGAAGAACGAGTTGTCGGTCATCGACCACATAGGAGATGAGTTGCTGTCTTGG TTCAGTGGTGGAGAAGAGGAAAAGATCAAGCAAGCAGTGGGCACTTTCTGCAGTAACCAGCCCTTCGCCCTGGAGCTCATCAAATCCCGGCAGAAGAAGGACCAACGTTTCACCTCCTTCATGCAG GAGGCTGAAAGCAATCGGCTGTGTCGACGACTACAGCTAAAGGACATCATCCCTGCAGAGATGCAGAGGTTCACAAAGTACCCCCTATTGATGGACAACATTGCCAAGTACACAG ATGAGTCAGAGGAGAAAGACAAAGTGAGACGAGCTGCCGAATGCTGTCGACAAATTCTCAACCACGTCAACCAGTCTGTGAAGGAGTCCGAGAATAAACAG AGACTGGAAGACTACCAGAGACGGCTGGACCTCTCTTCCCTCAAGCAAAGCGAGAACCCCATGATCTCAGAGTTTAAG AATCTGGATCTCACTAAAAGAAAGATGGTCCATGAGGGTCCTCTGTCCTGGAAGattaacaaagacaaaactaTTG AGCTATATACTTTACTCCTGGAAGACATCCTGGTGCTGCTGCAGAAGCAGGACGAGCGTCTTATTCTCAGGTGTCACAGTAAGAACCTCGCAGGAACAGCTGACACGAAACACATATTCAGTCCCATCATCAAGCTCAGCACTGTGCTGGTGCGCTCGGTGGCGACAG ATAACAGATCATTTTTTGTGATCTCCATGTCCAAAAATGGAGCTCAGATCTATGAGCTGATGGCCCAAACAGTGTCCGAGCAGAGAAT GTGGCAACGACAGATCGCTCAGAGGGCAGAAGTTATGAACGCAAAACCCCACAGCATCATTCCTTTGCCTCAGCACGA TGGCGACAGAGACGGTGTCGAGTTAAGCAAGTTCAGCAAAGGCTCTGAACGGATCTCCACAGGAAGCATCCAGTCCGCAG AGAAAGACAGTGAATTTTCGCCCTCGGCAGCCCTGCGGGACTGTGTCCCAGACTCCAACCCTGGGGAAGAGGAACAGGTCCCGAGAGCTGGAAGGGATGGCTCGTATCTGGACTCCGAACTCTTGAACGGCAGGGACGCAGACTCTCTATCCTGTTCATCTAAAGCAGATGAGGCCCTTAAAACAT TGGCGGCGCTGAAGCAGGTGTTGGTGACTCAGCTGATGGCTCAGGATGAGGGTGAGCGATTGGGCCGATCGGCCGGCAGTCGTCTCCTCAGGACCACCTCTCTACGCACACCGGTGGAGCACAGCTCTGCTCGCACCCCCAGTCGAGCTCAGGACTACACTTCTGGAGATACGGGCTTCTACGAGTGCCCAGAAGACTACG CCTACCTGGTTCTGGAGGGGTACGGCGGCTCGGGCGAGAGCAGTACAGATGACGATATTCAGGTCGGGAGAAAGGAGCCGAGTTTGGCACACAGCTGTGCTGCCGACTCGGGCATCAGCCTGAAGTTCTCCTCGCCCTCCTCAGGCAGCACGTCTCGCCTCAGCAGACAGGTCCTCTCACATCTTCGCTGCCTGCAGGCCAACCTCAACCACCTCAAG GAGATGGAAACAAAGTATTATAATCTACTTCGCCAAAGGCCTGTTGGGTCATCCGCAGATGGCGACGAGAGTAGAG ATAAGAAATAG
- the arhgef12a gene encoding rho guanine nucleotide exchange factor 12 isoform X1 produces the protein MSDTRSTVTDRTSSILSRDHPPDKRPKSDKLPGTPTHEFDPTDVLVQKSGFVVADRRPESCGLVQRCVIIQKDENGFGLTVSGDNPVFVQLVKQDGAAMRAGVQTGDRIIKVNGTLVTQSNHVEVVNLIKSGSYVALTVLGRPPGLPQIPLSEVNVGLGSPGCFGDPFITSPNSYNAVERTSSPLVPWEENSASHNQRLDNKRMVSKEQQDMQGLREDYSRTPTAKPLRDIQEAKKHIPHQQGQLNRATHEGLCLRNSEDGCWVDENQYKGDFSPEGFWSGSSVSAVQRQFYPASPESQRDSNCSSPKSTPRDSLNSCPSPEVEDGSDLDSRFQSSIGSPPSRLASEIIAAEDDDFDTEQEQVNGQCSCFQNIELLKTRPAHLAAFLHHVISQFDPAPLLCYLYADLYKQTNSKEMRRIFMDFLTFFIDRGANLKVAVPESISTELERRRPELIPEELHRQYIQTMQEMLLPDVQRNLEDFRQKRSMGLTLADVELSRLDSEQLAVERERSCAENILSKIDDILSTSQPTEEEKCTTIQYVIFMYMKHLGVRVKEQRNLESKRVRINFLPSKLRKSKTEKEGEEKLKRPRFPIRVPPRWPSRIDSVPSGRAGDNIKQRPQKQMSQPSMGGSDLIEGGRLRGSQSSEGSDLLQSPGLITSPPFSASYSSPTDPSLRDPEFNMSPSAVVPRLSDGVQSGDVLDSIYPPCDYIAYNMDQLDEDRDGDRLLDVGTPKLSRRFEELQSEDDQGSDVYSDVDPPNWQQLVGRDVLAGLTPHEIKRQEVINELFYTERAHVRMLKVLDSVFYKKLTRENILPSADIKNIFTNLDEIIQLHMRIADQMTAIRKKNELSVIDHIGDELLSWFSGGEEEKIKQAVGTFCSNQPFALELIKSRQKKDQRFTSFMQEAESNRLCRRLQLKDIIPAEMQRFTKYPLLMDNIAKYTDESEEKDKVRRAAECCRQILNHVNQSVKESENKQRLEDYQRRLDLSSLKQSENPMISEFKNLDLTKRKMVHEGPLSWKINKDKTIELYTLLLEDILVLLQKQDERLILRCHSKNLAGTADTKHIFSPIIKLSTVLVRSVATDNRSFFVISMSKNGAQIYELMAQTVSEQRMWQRQIAQRAEVMNAKPHSIIPLPQHDGDRDGVELSKFSKGSERISTGSIQSAEKDSEFSPSAALRDCVPDSNPGEEEQVPRAGRDGSYLDSELLNGRDADSLSCSSKADEALKTLAALKQVLVTQLMAQDEGERLGRSAGSRLLRTTSLRTPVEHSSARTPSRAQDYTSGDTGFYECPEDYAAYLVLEGYGGSGESSTDDDIQVGRKEPSLAHSCAADSGISLKFSSPSSGSTSRLSRQVLSHLRCLQANLNHLKEMETKYYNLLRQRPVGSSADGDESRDKK, from the exons AACCAGTAGCATTCTCAGCAGAGACCACCCTCCCGACAAGAGGCCCAAAAGCGATAAGCTGCCCGGTACCCCAACGCATGAGTTTGACCCAACAG ATGTGCTGGTGCAGAAGAGTGGATTTGTAGTGGCTGACAGGAGACCTGAGTCTTGTG GGCTGGTTCAGAGATGCGTGATCATTCAGAAAGATGAGAACGGCTTTGGGCTGACCGTCAGTGGGGACAACCCTGTTTTCGTGCAACTCGTCAAACAGG ATGGAGCTGCCATGCGTGCAGGTGTTCAGACGGGGGACAGGATTATTAAG GTGAATGGGACCTTGGTGACACAATCAAACCATGTGGAAGTGGTAAATTTAATCAAAT CCGGTTCATATGTGGCCCTCACAGTATTAGGCCGGCCTCCGGGGTTGCCCCAGATCCCCCTCTCTGAGGTAAATGTGGGGCTCGGGTCACCGGGGTGTTTCGGGGACCCTTTTATTACATCTCCCAATTCTTACAATGCAGTGGAACGCACCTCCTCTCCTCTTGTACCATGG GAAGAGAACAGTGCTTCACACAACCAAAGATTGGACAACAAGAGGATGGTGTCCAAGGAGCAACAGGACATGCAG GGACTAAGGGAGGACTACAGCAGAACTCCTACAGCCAAACCACTACGGGACATCCAGGAAGCCAAGAAGCACATTCCACATCAGCAGGGCCAGCTCAACAGGGCTACACAT GAGGGTCTGTGTCTCAGGAACAGTGAAGATGGCTGTTGGGTGGATGAGAATCAATATAAGGGAGATTTCAGCCCGGAGGGTTTCTGGAGTGGAAGTTCAGTATCAGCT GTTCAGCGCCAGTTCTATCCGGCCTCTCCAGAGAGCCAAAGGGACTCCAACTGTTCCAGTCCGAAGAGCACCCCTAGAGACAGCCTCAACTCCTGCCCATCCCCTGAGGTCGAGGATGGCTCTGACCTG GATTCTCGTTTCCAATCCTCCATAGGGAGCCCACCCTCCCGCCtggcttcagaaatcattgctGCTGAAGATGATGACTTTGACACAGAGCAGGAGCAG GTGAATGGCCAGTGCAGCTGCTTCCAGAATATTGAGCTCCTCAAGACTCGCCCCGCTCATCTTGCTGCTTTCCTGCACCATGTGATCTCCCAGTTTGACCCTGCGCCTCTG CTCTGCTACCTGTACGCTGACCTCTACAAACAGACCAACTCCAAAGAAATGCGGCGCATCTTCATGGACTTCTTGACGTTCTTCATAGACCGGGGGGCA AATTTGAAGGTCGCTGTGCCTGAATCTATCTCCACTGAGCTCG AGCGGCGGAGACCAGAACTGATTCCTGAGGAATTACACAGGCAGTATATACAGACAATGCAGGAAATGCTCCTTCCTGATGTTCAGAGAAACTTGGAGGACTTCAG GCAGAAGCGCAGTATGGGTTTGACCCTGGCTGATGTAGAACTGTCTCGCCTGGACTCTGAACAGCTGgctgtagagagagagagatcctGTGCTGAAAACATCCTCTCCAAGATAGATGACATTCT GTCGACTTCACAACCCACAGAAGAGGAGAAATG CACCACGATACAGTATGTGATCTTCATGTACATGAAGCATCTGGGAGTGCGGGTGAAAGAGCAACGAAACCTGGAGTCCAAACGAGTTCGAATTAATTTCCTTCCTTCCAAACTGAGG aaaagcaaaacagAAAAGGAAGGGGAGGAGAAACTGAAAAGACCTCGCTTCCCCATCCGGGTTCCCCCGCGGTGGCCCAGTCGCATCGATTCAGTACCGT CTGGGAGGGCCGGGGACAACATCAAGCAAAGGCCTCAGAAGCAGATGTCTCAGCCATCGATGGGCGGGTCAGACCTGATAGAGGGTGGACGTTTGCGGGGCAGTCAGTCGAGTGAGGGCTCAGACCTCTTACAGAGCCCAGGACTGATCACCTCTCCCCCCTTCAGCGCCTCTTATAGCTCACCAACAGACCCCTCTCTCAGGGACCCAGAGTTTA ATATGAGCCCATCTGCAGTGGTTCCCCGGCTCAGTGATGGGGTGCAGTCAGGAGATGTGCTGGACAGCATCTACCCGCCCTGTGACTACATCGCATACAACATGGACCAGCTAGATGAAGACAGAGATGGAGACAG ACTCCTTGATGTGGGCACACCTAAACTCAGTAGAAG GTTTGAGGAGCTGCAGAGTGAGGATGATCAGGGGAGTGATGTTTACTCTGATGTAGATCCTCCCAACTGGCAGCAGCTGGTCGGGCGTGATGTTTTAGCTGGCCTGACACCCCATGAGATCAAGAGACAAGAAGTCATTAATG AACTGTTCTACACGGAGCGAGCCCATGTACGCATGTTGAAGGTCCTAGACAGTGTCTTCTACAAGAAACTCACCCGAGAAAACATACTGCCCTCTGCTGACATCAAGAACATATTCACCAACCTGGACGAAATCATCCAATTGCACA TGCGGATAGCGGATCAAATGACAGCGATACGCAAGAAGAACGAGTTGTCGGTCATCGACCACATAGGAGATGAGTTGCTGTCTTGG TTCAGTGGTGGAGAAGAGGAAAAGATCAAGCAAGCAGTGGGCACTTTCTGCAGTAACCAGCCCTTCGCCCTGGAGCTCATCAAATCCCGGCAGAAGAAGGACCAACGTTTCACCTCCTTCATGCAG GAGGCTGAAAGCAATCGGCTGTGTCGACGACTACAGCTAAAGGACATCATCCCTGCAGAGATGCAGAGGTTCACAAAGTACCCCCTATTGATGGACAACATTGCCAAGTACACAG ATGAGTCAGAGGAGAAAGACAAAGTGAGACGAGCTGCCGAATGCTGTCGACAAATTCTCAACCACGTCAACCAGTCTGTGAAGGAGTCCGAGAATAAACAG AGACTGGAAGACTACCAGAGACGGCTGGACCTCTCTTCCCTCAAGCAAAGCGAGAACCCCATGATCTCAGAGTTTAAG AATCTGGATCTCACTAAAAGAAAGATGGTCCATGAGGGTCCTCTGTCCTGGAAGattaacaaagacaaaactaTTG AGCTATATACTTTACTCCTGGAAGACATCCTGGTGCTGCTGCAGAAGCAGGACGAGCGTCTTATTCTCAGGTGTCACAGTAAGAACCTCGCAGGAACAGCTGACACGAAACACATATTCAGTCCCATCATCAAGCTCAGCACTGTGCTGGTGCGCTCGGTGGCGACAG ATAACAGATCATTTTTTGTGATCTCCATGTCCAAAAATGGAGCTCAGATCTATGAGCTGATGGCCCAAACAGTGTCCGAGCAGAGAAT GTGGCAACGACAGATCGCTCAGAGGGCAGAAGTTATGAACGCAAAACCCCACAGCATCATTCCTTTGCCTCAGCACGA TGGCGACAGAGACGGTGTCGAGTTAAGCAAGTTCAGCAAAGGCTCTGAACGGATCTCCACAGGAAGCATCCAGTCCGCAG AGAAAGACAGTGAATTTTCGCCCTCGGCAGCCCTGCGGGACTGTGTCCCAGACTCCAACCCTGGGGAAGAGGAACAGGTCCCGAGAGCTGGAAGGGATGGCTCGTATCTGGACTCCGAACTCTTGAACGGCAGGGACGCAGACTCTCTATCCTGTTCATCTAAAGCAGATGAGGCCCTTAAAACAT TGGCGGCGCTGAAGCAGGTGTTGGTGACTCAGCTGATGGCTCAGGATGAGGGTGAGCGATTGGGCCGATCGGCCGGCAGTCGTCTCCTCAGGACCACCTCTCTACGCACACCGGTGGAGCACAGCTCTGCTCGCACCCCCAGTCGAGCTCAGGACTACACTTCTGGAGATACGGGCTTCTACGAGTGCCCAGAAGACTACG CAGCCTACCTGGTTCTGGAGGGGTACGGCGGCTCGGGCGAGAGCAGTACAGATGACGATATTCAGGTCGGGAGAAAGGAGCCGAGTTTGGCACACAGCTGTGCTGCCGACTCGGGCATCAGCCTGAAGTTCTCCTCGCCCTCCTCAGGCAGCACGTCTCGCCTCAGCAGACAGGTCCTCTCACATCTTCGCTGCCTGCAGGCCAACCTCAACCACCTCAAG GAGATGGAAACAAAGTATTATAATCTACTTCGCCAAAGGCCTGTTGGGTCATCCGCAGATGGCGACGAGAGTAGAG ATAAGAAATAG